ATTTCCCCATCATaggattttttgttgaatgTCTTggatttttcaatttgttcaAAGTCTTTTACCCATTAATTATATCGTTCCTGAGAACAGTTCCTTATATTGGACCATATATTGACCGTTTAACTTCATACCAACAAAGTCCTGTATAAAATTACATCTTCATGCattattgtatttttatatatccaaaaaaaagtccTAATAGGGAACCATTACCTTACACCTATGCACGAAATAAATCATATTAACTCTTTTCATAGAAAAGACGCAAAGTGTTTCAGTTTCATAGCCATAAAACTCACTTGAATAACACCAGTCAAAAGTGCACTTAACAACCTTTTCCAAAGGCTTGCActttaaaaagagaaactCGTCAGTTTTATTATGAGcctttattaaattattttccgGGTCTGACGTTAAACTATCGAGACAGCtacatatatattatataacATTTAACATTGGAAAGCAAAATCATTCAACATTTATTCGTCAACTTaacaataaaatgaatttgttatttaaaaacaaaaatccTAATCAATACTCATAAGGTAAATCATTCACACCTTTACTTTATCTTCGTAATACATCGTTGATAACCATAGTATGCTTAAGGGCCAGTTGCTAGTAAAGAAGAATCTTCATTGGCACGTTTTCCATATCCAGACCAAGACTCATCATAAACGCGTACATCCTTAAAACCGCACTCCTTAAGAGCAGCAAACAATACAGAAGCAGTTACACCAGAGCCACATGAAGTGATTATGGGAACAGACTTGTCTGTTAAACCATGGCTAGAAAACACCTTTTCCAAATCTTCCTCAGGCTTCGGAGCTGTAATACCAGCAGCAGTGGTTTCGGTAAATGGAATGTTGATGGACGTAGGAATATGCCCACTAGCTAAACCAGGACGAGATTCGGGAACGTTGCCAAGAAACCTTTCATGAGCGCGAGCATCAACGATGTGAACGCCTGCGGCATCTGGACTTTCAATCACCTTTACAATGTCATCAAAGGAAGCAACCAGATCTTTGTTCAACTTAGCACCTTCGTAAACAACGGGCTTTGGAGTTCTAGGTTCTCCAGTTTCCAATTCAAGACCCTCAGTTTTCCATGCGTTAAACGCATTAGGAAATAAGAAAACATGCTCATGACCAAAGACTTTAAAGGTCCAGAAAACCCTAGGAGACGAAAAAAACCCTTTTCGGTCATAAATGATAACATTGGTCTAAaatattagtaaaattgAAGACTAAGTAATTGGAATTTCTAAACTACTACTTACGTTTCTGTCAATTCCTAATTTTCCAACGTAAGAGGCGAATTCGTCAGCTGGAGGAAGCATATGAGGAAGGGGATTTTTGTGATCTTTAGCCTCATCTATATCAAAGTATTGAGCACCTGGAAGACGACTTTCTAAATACTCCTTCTTTCCGTTTTTAGTGTCTGTTGGCAAGTACCAAGTAGCATCCAAGAGAACGGTTTTTTGAGCATTatcctttaatttttgcaatACGCCCTTAATAggcaaaataaaagagatttttttaccaaCAGAGAACATTGTTTGAAGCAGAGTCTTATTTTGTTTCAGCGAACTACATAGACTTCGAATTTCAAGTAATCTTACGAAAGTACAGCGTTGGTTGCAGCTCccaaaattaattaacgaGTCAAGTTTTTGGTAAAACCAAATATGTGTGTAAAAATGGTTAGATGCGGTTGCATTGCTTATAtacaaatattaatttatataaaatgaaaaagtacTAGTAATAAGTTCGCCAATAAGCACCAAGacatcaaaatttttgaaccaCTAGTTTTCTAATTAAAAGGTCTTTTCTGACACTGTCAACAAACATGACTCTAGCATTCTAATAACGTTGACAAAAGAACGTAGTAATTTATAGCTACAAAAAGGGTTGCACGGGTTGCACATACCACTAACTAAGCCGCTTTGAGTGTTCATACTTTTCTCAGCCAACTAGAAAGTTATTAACGCTAATTTTAGGTCTCAGGTAAAGCGAATTTGTCAAGTGCTTGCTTACAATAACATTAACACACTTTAACCAAGTACTTTAACAAAAGGGAAAAATGATCAAAGTAATTCCGACAGCCCTATCCTCAACATGGAATTGACATTTCCAATACTTTTCAAGCAAAGTAAACCCACCTAGTAATAAGGATAATTcccattcaaaaaatgaaatgatcGCGTGTCTATCAATAAATCCATAAATAAAGCTTAAATCATGAAAAACTTAATGTACAAAATAAAGggaaataataataaataaataaatgggTACAAGATTGGGTCCGAAATTTTAATGGATACAGCTTACTCTAAGGCGAACTTCTTCTAATTAATTCATCGTCTCTGTTTTAGT
Above is a genomic segment from Schizosaccharomyces pombe strain 972h- genome assembly, chromosome: III containing:
- the tum1 gene encoding thiosulfate sulfurtransferase Tum1 gives rise to the protein MFSVGKKISFILPIKGVLQKLKDNAQKTVLLDATWYLPTDTKNGKKEYLESRLPGAQYFDIDEAKDHKNPLPHMLPPADEFASYVGKLGIDRNTNVIIYDRKGFFSSPRVFWTFKVFGHEHVFLFPNAFNAWKTEGLELETGEPRTPKPVVYEGAKLNKDLVASFDDIVKVIESPDAAGVHIVDARAHERFLGNVPESRPGLASGHIPTSINIPFTETTAAGITAPKPEEDLEKVFSSHGLTDKSVPIITSCGSGVTASVLFAALKECGFKDVRVYDESWSGYGKRANEDSSLLATGP